The proteins below are encoded in one region of Silene latifolia isolate original U9 population chromosome 2, ASM4854445v1, whole genome shotgun sequence:
- the LOC141642623 gene encoding uncharacterized protein LOC141642623 — translation MAGDDACTLKEIPIKNKDWLLHLNTPGSYLSSAIGAPFSELFSVGVLPESNYFEQRDTLEIYGSITLYDENNNTYQLYHRSSDDPQTLTPQNNLLSLGMPAECLVSTCWTHIFLSLADKTDNSVIVRKALSFDKLTDINQYNKVGTLSYNSVFVTYAAFPTAVMAILEITLIKTNDSAPTPLNLSGKITARCGNTYGSKYPGIVLLNRLSNQSFEAVSNVPILLPRDVVVVPAYSFLRINLHLCQLDLPQQQDIICQEDFLADSVYVRDTVSNDFVVRFKVVWCHPHQLWDETGQLFDLPKIFTELQLDDFSGKHFPRSLVEVYTVVIHHNTNRELEIFGTVAIRDSNSRFLLFDRDELNPVKYSGKEEIIPIEVKWRCLNMTEYLAMGVKLKDVKGEVLIEGEISWSSDNVKKPMSWYDERICSVIRGVNGYAEVFYIIFSEAVQAKLRILFKCNGYPDVTHRLSGSVVATHSNETYLTEHEKAYYQSVLYRGNSSSNLQLQSGCALPLSKSVVAVPIDAVLTVAIDLNASPLSPGLSQAHLKSDVSFNLGSDTRRIIEHNNCSIVVSLEWSDLDKLVYEEWDLNDTEKISKLQFTGV, via the exons ATGGCTGGGGATGATGCGTGCACCCTCAAAGAAATTCCAATCAAAAATAAGGATTGGTTGCTTCATCTGAACACGCCCGGGTCATACCTCTCTTCAGCTATTGGTGCACCTTTTTCTGAGTTATTTTCTGTGGGAGTCCTCCCCGAATCCAATTATTTTGAGCAGCGTGATACGTTGGAGATTTATGGTAGTATTACTCTATATGATGAAAATAACAATACCTATCAACTCTATCATCGATCCTCTGATGATCCCCAAACTTTAACTCCCCAAAACAATCTCTTATCTCTGGGTATGCCTGCTGAATGTCTTGTTTCCACTTGTTGGACTCATATATTTTTGTCGCTTGCGGATAAGACTGATAATTCTGTCATTGTGAGAAAGGCTTTATCTTTTGACAAACTGACCGATATTAATCAATACAACAAAGTCGGAACACTTTCCTATAATTCTGTTTTTGTGACTTATGCTGCCTTCCCTACTGCCGTTATGGCTATTCTTGAAATCACACTTATTAAGACAAATGATAGTGCTCCTACGCCTCTTAATCTATCCGGAAAAATTACTGCTCGTTGTGGGAACACATATGGTTCCAAGTATCCCGGGATAGTGCTTCTTAACCGTCTTTCTAATCAGTCCTTTGAGGCTGTGTCTAACGTTCCTATTCTGCTTCCTAGAGATGTTGTAGTTGTGCCGGCGTATTCTTTTCTTAGAATTAATCTTCACCTATGTCAGCTTGATCTACCACAACAACAAGATATTATTTGTCAGGAAGACTTCCTTGCTGACAGCGTTTATGTTCGTGATACTGTATCTAACGATTTTGTTGTCCGGTTTAAAGTGGTATGGTGTCACCCACATCAATTGTGGGACGAAACTGGCCAGCTGTTTGACCTCCCTAAG ATATTTACTGAGCTACAACTAGACGACTTTAGCGG GAAACACTTTCCGCGTTCTCTAGTGGAGGTGTATACAGTTGTGATTCATCACAATACTAATAGGGAGTTAGAAATTTTCGGAACAGTGGCAATTCGTGACAGTAATTCAAGGTTTTTATTATTTGACAGAGATGAGCTGAATCCTGTCAAATATTCTGGAAAGGAGGAAATCATTCCTATAGAGGTCAAATGGCGTTGTCTTAATATGACTGAATATTTAGCTATGGGAGTAAAGCTTAAGGATGTTAAAGGTGAGGTATTAATTGAGGGAGAAATTAGTTGGTCTAGTGACAATGTTAAGAAACCGATGTCTTGGTATGATGAGCGTATTTGCTCCGTTATTCGAGGTGTAAATGGCTATGCAGAGgtgttttatataatattttcagAGGCAGTGCAGGCTAAACTTAGAATTTTATTCAAATGCAATGGATATCCGGATGTTACTCATCGTCTTAGTGGGAGTGTTGTTGCTACGCACAGTAATGAAACATACTTGACTGAACATGAAAAGGCATATTATCAGAGCGTCCTTTATCGAGGTAATTCTTCATCAAATCTCCAACTCCAATCAGGTTGTGCATTACCACTCTCTAAATCTGTGGTTGCTGTGCCAATTGATGCGGTCTTAACGGTTGCCATCGACTTGAATGCAAGTCCGCTGTCTCCTGGACTTTCGCAAGCACATTTGAAATCGGATGTTTCTTTTAATTTGGGTTCTGACACTCGGCGGATTATTGAGCACAACAACTGTAGCATTGTAGTGTCTCTAGAATGGAGTGATCTTGATAAACTAGTTTATGAGGAATGGGACTTGAATGACACTGAGAAGATTTCTAAACTTCAGTTTACAGGGGTTTAA